One Arachis hypogaea cultivar Tifrunner chromosome 2, arahy.Tifrunner.gnm2.J5K5, whole genome shotgun sequence genomic window, aaattataatttttatattcacaaacattaaagtctttgtaattaaaaatattgttcccaaagcaaaataaacataatcaaaacataattataaatattgtctctaaaacaaaataaatatattccaaaatactcaatttttatcttcattctcttgtaagttgggttgggggaagttgggttttggtaaaaaaaattgtaaaaattttccttgctaaaaaaattctaagcccggcggggaagcccgccccgtccCCGCCAAAGTTCGCGGTTTAAGTGGTGCGGGTTAGGCAGACTTTTACTATTTGGCGGTCTCAATTTTCCAGCCTAGCctgccttttttggcgggttacgcgggccggcccGGCCCGGCGGATTTAGGCTCGTTTGCCACCCCTAGGCCCAGGTAAAGATAATACAAGGCTGCCAACACATACTGAATATGGAAGTAGAGAACAGATGCAGCAGGAAAAAGCTATTGAAAAAGAAAGGGCCAAGACAATAAGGGAGCTATAAGGgagaaatttgaaaagaaaaatgaagccAATACAGAACAGAGGATGATTGAGCATAGGGAAGTCATAGTAACGGGAACTAGGGAGGAGGCGCCAAGTGAAAGCCTATGGAATTTTAGAAAACAAAACATGGAGGAAGTGGGAGAAGAAAAAAGCCAGGAAAACACAAGTCCATAGAGATGGTAAGGGAAGCTTTTACTTGGTGGAGCTTGCTAGTGAAGATGATGAAGAGCAAGAGCAGCAACATGATAGGAAAAGTCCAAAAAACTGGAAAATTGAATTGGCAAACAAGATGCAATGCAAActtaatattaaaagaaaaagggaTGCGATAGAAAGCCTCATAATGCTGGATTCAGATGAGACAGAGACGGAACAACAGACCATGATGATGAGAAGCAAAAGGGGCAGAGTTGAGAACAAAACCAAAGGGAGAAGCACAGAAAGACTGACTATCACAGGTGACCATAGCAACTTTTCTTTTGATATGACTGAGGAGGCGGGCCGACACATGCCCCACCTCGAGCCATGAGTGTTTTAAGTTGGAACTGTCGCGGGGCTGCAGCCCCTGCAACAGTCTCAGAGGCTCAGGACCTCTGTAGGAAACTTAAACCAGATATTTTGTTCTTGATAGAAACAAGGGCCAAGGAATGTAGAATTATGAAACTTAAAAGGAAGTTACGTTTTGAGAAACACTTTTGTGTGGAACTCCGGGGCTTGTCCGGTGGTCTATGCCTTTTGTGGAATAAAAATCTTGATGTTGATGTTTATGCTTGGTCTGATAATTATATAAAAGCTAAAATAAAAGATGATAATAACTATGAATGGAGTTGCTATTTTGTGTATGGGAATCCAAAATTTCAACATAGAAAGGCTCAATGGAAGGAGTTGTCAACACATAGTAGACCAACGAATGATCCACAAATATTCATAGGAGACTTCAATGATATTTTAGATCAAGAAGAGAAAGTAGGATTACACCCAAAGCCTCGAAGTCAAATAGAGGAATTTAGAAAGTTTATGCCTCTAAGTCAAATAGAGGAATTTAGAAAGTTTATCAATTATAACGAGCTAATGGATCTTGACTTAAAAGGTGGTAGATTCACGTGGTTCAGCAACCCGAGAAATGGATTTGTCACTAGAGAGAGGTTAGACAGAGCCTTGGCAAATTGGGCTTGGCGCATGGTATATCAGAATGCTACACTTACTGCTCTCCCCGGCAATTAGCTCAAATCACTGTCCGATACTTCTACAGCTAAAGCCGAAGGGAAGAAGTTCCAAGCAGTTCAAGTATGAGGCTTATTGGGAAGACTATGAAGAATGCAAGGAAATTATCAAAAGAGGATGGAGTAAAAACGAAAATCAAGGAGGCAAATGGGAAGATCTCTCAGACAAAATAAGGAACTGCAAAATTGAATTGAGCAAATGGAGCAAAACAACCTTTAGGAGAGCAGATAGGGAGATAAATAGGCTGAAGGAAGAGCTGATGCAGCTTCAGAAAAGAGACCTAACGGAGGAAGTTCAACAACATATTATAACattaaagaaagaaattgaaaCCTTATGGAGAAGGGAGGAGAAGTACTGGGGCCGACGATCCAGAATCAAATGATTGAGGTGGGGTGATAAAAATACCTCATTCTTTCACGCTTCAATAATACAAAGAAGGGATCGTAATAGAATTGAAAGATTAAAAAATCAAGAGGGACAATGGATCAGTGGCAATAAGGAGATAATGCCTTTAATTGAAGAACATTTCACCAAGCTTTTCACAACAATAGGTGGAAGGAACTTCGAAGACAACATAAAGAAGATCCCGAGGAGAGTTACCCAACAAATGAACGAGGAGCTACTACAGGGTATTACTGatgcagaaattaaagaagcGGCATTTTTGATGGGGAGCCTAAAAGCGCCAGGTCCAGACGGTTTAAATGgactttttttttaaagcatTGGGATGTAATCCATAAGGAAGTAAGCGCGGTGGTGAAAGAGGTTTTTGCATCTGAAACAATACCAAAGGAAATGGGAAAAATAACAGTTGTGCTTATATCGAAAATCAAACAGCCTGAGAGTTTGAGCCAACTGAGACAAATAAGTTGCTGCAACTTTGTCTACAAAATCATAACGAAGGTAATTGTAATCAGGCTGAGGAAGATATTAGACAAGATCATTTCTCCTATACAAAGTGCTTTTGTTGGTGGAAGATACATTCAAGATAATATCTTGATCGTACAATAAGTGTTCCACAACCTTGGAAAAAAGGGAAAAGGAGGATATCACAAAATCTAGCAGTCAAGTTAGATATGAATAAGGCATACGATAGACTAGAgtggaattttttgaaaaaagtgTTACAAGCATTTGGTTTTGATCAAAGATGGGTCAAGATCACTATGGAATGTGTCAAAAGTGCTTCTTATAGGATTAAAGTAAACGAAAACTTCAGTAAGGTCATTAATCCACAGAGGGGCCTCGGGCAGGGCGATCCACTGTCTCCCTATCTTTTCATATTAGCAGTTGAAGTATTTACCATTCTTATGGAGGAGGCATATAATAAGGGAGAGATTACAAGTTTTAAGGCAGCACCTACAGCACCTAGCATTACACATCTTTTGTTCGCAGATGATTGTATAGTCTTGGCTGAAGCAAGGGATGATGAACTTTATCAAATTATACAGATTTTGAATCAATACACGAAAGCATCGGGATAGATGATAAACTTGGAGAAGTCGGGGATCATTTTTGGAAGCCAAGTTCCTATCCAAACGAGGGTAAATATTGAGGAGATATTAGGAATGCTTACATGGGAGGAACCAGGAAAATATCTTGGGCTACCGGCACAGTGGGGAAGATCCAAAAATAAGGCGCTAACATGGATAGAGGAGAAGGTGATGAACAAGTTAGAAGACTGGAAAGAAAATTTGCTAAATCAGGCGGGTAAAGAGATCTTGATTAAGTCTGTGATACAAGCTTGGAGAGTAACTAGGAATCCTGATGCCATTTGGGTAAAAATACTGAAAGATATATACTTTCCAGAAACAGACTTTTGGGAAGCCAAGGAGGGAAAGAAGGATCTTGGGTTTGGAAAAGCATAATACCAGGAAGATATTTtttaagaaggaaaggaagatggAGCATTGGACAAGGTAAATCAATTAAAGTGAGGGAAGATAATTGGATTATGGGGATAAGTATAAATCTAGCAACCATGAACACAATAGTCAACATAGTGAGTGATTTAATGAGGAAGGTGGAGGATGGAATGAAAACAAAATTAGACAAATTTTTCCACAGAACATACGAGATATGACATTAAAACACCAATAAGCTTTATTAATAAAGAAGATCGAATAATGTGGCCTTACAGATACGATGGAACGTATACAGTGAAGACAGGTTATTATGTGGCAAAGATGGAGAAAAGAGAACATGAAACAAGTTTAGCATCTTCAAGTACACATTTAAAGGAACTTTGGAAGGGGATCTGAGGAATATGAGTccctaaaaaaatcaaaatgtttGTATGGAGGGCCGCACATGATATAATTCCAGTAAATAATAATCTATATAAGAAGAGAATCATAAGAAGCCATATATGTCAAATTTGTGGAACTGAAGTAGAAACAATAGAGCATGCACTATTACTTGTCCCTGGACGAGGGCTATGTGGTTTGGTGCTCAAAGTCAATGCATTCCAACACCAGAAAATGTTACCTCATATGGAGTATGGTTATTAGAGAATATGAGGCAAATTAACAGGGAGGGCAAAGAAGCAAAAGAAACTATGATAAACAAATTGGGATACCTAAGCTGGGAAATTTGGAAATCCAGAAATTATGCAATTTTCCGAAATATAAGCACAGAACCAATGGCAACAATTACAAGGGCGAGAATTTTGGAAATAGAATTTATGGAGGCAAATAAAATAGATGAACAAAAGCAGCCAATCACAAACAAGAGAAAtagtattgaaaataaaaattcttaCAGAAGAAGGGTTACCTGGAGACTGCCAATAGGAGACAGGCTCAAAATGAATGTCGATGGAGCTTTCAGGAAGGAATCCGGAGAGGGCGCAATAGCTGTTGTAATCAGAGATAAAGTAGGAAATTTGGTAGCAGGATCAGCTGAAATAGTTAGAGCAACATCTAGTTTAACAGTGGAATCAATGGCATTAAGGAGTGCTCTTATTCTAGCAAAAAATCTCCAATTAGAAAATATCCTATTTGAATCAGATAGTTTACCTCTCATCCAAGCAGTGAAAGCGAAAGAAACCGTCGGTGAGATAGATCCGATTCTAAGGGATATCTATGTCCTGGTGGAAGGTATATCGAATAGCGGTTTTACATGGACACATAGAGAGGGCAATCAACTAGCACATCAAGTGGCAAACCTTGTGATAAATggcaaattgaattgaaattggacCTGGGACCAACCAGTGGAAATTAGAGAAATTGCAAGAAGAGAAACACAGAGGAATTTCAAAGAGACCATGACCAACCAGAACGGAAGAAGAGTGACGGGCATAACAGAGTTTCAACGCACCAGCTAATAGGACATGGCAACAAGGTAACCAACTCTGACTTGGGACGGTGACAACTTGCAGTGTACATAGTGGCTTCAACAAGAGAGGAAAGTGACTGTGGCGTTCTTGCTTTGGTTTCATCATCACCAAGCAGCATGGACTAATGGCAGCAGAGTGATGTCGCCGTAATAAAGGGTGCAGATTCTGGTCTCTTGCGCAAGGTGAAGAGAGTGACGACTGATTTGCCAAGAGGAGCAGCTGCAAGTTGCAGGTGTGGTTAGATCCGAGAAGCTGGTAAAatctaaaattgaaattgaaatcggAGAAATGGGAGAGACAGCTTCTGCGGCTGCGTCCACCATCGACGACCATTTGCTTCTCAAGAACTTCTTTGCCGAAGTCAGCGAAGCCAAGAGGGACAACGAAGTCGCTAGGATTCTCTCTTGTTTTAAGTTGAATCCGTTTGAGTATCTAAAGCTTCCATTTGAATCATCACCTGATGATGTGAAAAAGCAGTACCGCAAGTTGTCTTTGATGGTTTACCCTGATAAATGTAAGCATCCACAAGCAAAAAAGGCTTTTGGAGTCCCAGC contains:
- the LOC140177238 gene encoding secreted RxLR effector protein 78-like translates to MNKAYDRLEWNFLKKVLQAFGFDQRWVKITMECVKSASYRIKVNENFSKVINPQRGLGQGDPLSPYLFILAVEVFTILMEEAYNKGEITSFKAAPTAPSITHLLFADDCIVLAEARDDELYQIIQILNQYTKASG
- the LOC140177232 gene encoding uncharacterized protein → MSVLSWNCRGAAAPATVSEAQDLCRKLKPDILFLIETRAKECRIMKLKRKLRFEKHFCVELRGLSGGLCLLWNKNLDVDVYAWSDNYIKAKIKDDNNYEWSCYFVYGNPKFQHRKAQWKELSTHSRPTNDPQIFIGDFNDILDQEEKVGLHPKPRSQIEEFRKFMPLSQIEEFRKFINYNELMDLDLKGGRFTWFSNPRNGFVTRERLDRALANWAWRMVYQNATLTALPGN
- the LOC140177246 gene encoding uncharacterized protein, translating into MGETASAAASTIDDHLLLKNFFAEVSEAKRDNEVARILSCFKLNPFEYLKLPFESSPDDVKKQYRKLSLMVYPDKCKHPQAKKAFGVPAKAQQLLLDQKKGKLFNELRVTLVLEIDELH